The Lathyrus oleraceus cultivar Zhongwan6 chromosome 5, CAAS_Psat_ZW6_1.0, whole genome shotgun sequence genome includes the window AAATGAGAAGAATTTGAGTGATAAGCGGAAAAAGTAtaaaacaagagaaaagaaaggaaaGATGAACAAATCGCCTACACAACACCTACCGTATCCTCATGCTCATACCAAGAAGGACCAAGAAAGGAAATATACTAGGTTCTTGAATATTTTTAGAAGGTTACAAGTTAACATTCCATTGGATGAAGCACTTAAACAGATGCCAACATACACAAAGTTCATGAAATAAATTCTAACAAAGAAACAGAGAATCACGGATGAAGAAATAATTCAAGTGGATGCTAGCTACAGTATTGTTATTCAGAAAGCCCTTCCACAAAAAGAAACCAATCCTGGAAGAGTTACGTTACCTATTACTATAGGTAACGTAAATGTTGGAAAGGcattgattaatcttgattccAGCATAAATCTCATTCCTTTATCAGTGGTTAAAATGATAGGTTATATGGACATGAAACATACGAAGATGACACTACAACTAGCAGACAAATCCATCACTCGACCATCAGGAATAGATGAAAATGTATTGGTTAATGTCGACAAAGTTCTATTTCCTATAGATTTCATGGTGATGgatgtagcggtaaattcatgaccatcaagctatggataagctagacgtcaataaaactagagtcgccaccgcacttttattgtttccaagggaaaggggaaaattacgaacaaaacccaaaagataagaagttttcaaataaaaactaataaaatgctagagattacaggtaagggggttggttacacagagggaaggtgttagcatccaaagtgtcctaggtactcctagggagccctttcttgtgtgcatatgtatttttatacaaatgatgtttgcaatagatagagtggagggatgagaaaagaattcattaattatatgtttatgtttgacaagaccttcggacttgtgcctacataccaacataaaatgagggatcaaaacttcgtagtttgtgataacaatttcaaagtggatgcattgcttttaacaaaagtttaagtttaacaaaggcacaaaaggcctaaaaaggtttgaatgagtgttagttctttttggcttttaAATTTTTTAGTCAAGTGTAGTTATGTTTgtttacaaatttgattaagaaaagagtttggaaattcaatggcataaggccaaagtttctaatttgcaatatggtcaaagtttagaaatcacaaacaaagaagatttttaaaaggagtgagtgatttttgaaattaaagaaatgggtaagagatgaagagactaatcctaagcacaaatttaaaagttgagagttgaaaagatctgaccaatgggctgcaacccaatagacaagaatatcatatagaaacccaaaattcccttggactttagaatcaagcaatatcaatacgCAAATAGTAAGAtgaaaagcaaggcatcaaataaacatagccacatccaagcttagcaactccatgatcttcttcaaagttTTCCAGGTAGCAGATGgcttcaaagatggcataagacataggttcaaaataacaacttcaatatgatcatgttgcagatgaactcaaatggatcttcaacattgtatcagatgaatgttcacttcacaagcacgtggtttcatgaaagttggcattggccaagtcctttgcatagggagtgttgcctagattctaaatccaatagtctcagatcaaactaatagtccacacaaaatgttttttagggtttttgttcttcttatgtacattaaggtcaaaagaccacacaaacaaccaagtatatacaaacacaatatcacaaaatatggcccaagtgggcaaagtgaaaatggcattaaagtaaacaaattgaatggtatgaacaatgtcaaatgaataaaagcttaaaatttaaagtgcataaaagtaaatgacttgaaattaaatgttagctgttagttgattagaagttagtgttgcttttgctttttttttgtttaagtcattctttggagaacattcaacccacttatcacaacCACGGATCCTTGAgctaagacatcttccaaaggaaggaaaaaagaccaagtttccacacaataccatgaaagaggggagacttacaatctcacttactagaatgctatgcctttttgtgtcacgAATTTAGCaatatgttaagcaatcataattggacttatgtagaagtcacaactattttaggatgggcaatagaattttggtgttaatgcatgttagagacatagtataatggactatgctcatgaaacataccacacacaaaaagaatatgcaaagtggtggacctaatctcatccatactcatgttgattttgtaatcaactagccttaggatatagagatatcataggtccatgacatgaatgaataaagaatgGGAACGAGATGAAAAGGGAGGaggaatggaatcaacacaaattggtcaaaggaggacttttaccaaattaagatcattcattcattttgggagatgaaatgtacatttcatcaatcccctaaattcaatgatcttaacctaacaaagtcaaatcaaccttgaccaaggcccaacaacacaagtcagACTCAACAATTCAATTAgaatggctctacacaatttattttggcatttaagcaattaaaaataatcaaaatatgcattaaattaaataatggttggtcaatttcctaaaacctcatcaaaacaccaaagaaatggccatgagatttatcataggtcaaataacgtcaaaggaccttggagaaaatttttcataatttttggaaacttaaaactatttttaaacaattagaaatattcacaaaatcaattaaatcatgaaaaatattaataatgatccaaaaaataactttaattcagaaaatgaaagatgattttatttaatttttttggtgaaactctcatattttttggatcaatcttaaaattaatatgaattaatgaaaataacacaattaaaatgaaattcaaataataaaaaaacgtggaccacttgatctccctcattaattgaggtggcagatcaagtggccacaaacgcgcgttccatggtggacttgagtcagcgcgccagAAAATAagtaatcaaaaccaacgctcgtgattaaaacaatttgaatagATCATGTGGCTCTAGACCTTGCCAACTCACCACGAGAGCAAATCTCCGATCACCTTCGCAAGCGAGCCTCGTCGGACTAgtccaatcataaccatcactaaaataaaaaagaaggacatgattttaaagtaaaaatggcactgatcacgaatctgccctcaattcatcctaactccaagtatattgagagatacatggagttggAATTTGAGGTatatgatctgagttgcttcgatttgacctcaaaacaactcaatcttcttgcctacattggtaggacttcagacaacccaggaaccaagagaattatggagaattgagtgagaatcgaagagatgaaaatttctggaaaataccttcaatgcaggtcaGAACTCACTTGCTTTTGCTTTGattcgtgcttgatctcactcaggaagcttgtagaagtagattagaatcaaccaaaggctttggatccctagagttttgaatctcaaaatagtgagattgAAACTgaattttcaaagaaaattctcaaGATTATCCTCTCAAGTGGAAGGCTTTGGGGTTTGGGGTCAAAGCTGGCGTGCAGAGGTCCTCAATTATGAACCTAGAGGcttctatttatagttgaatcacatgttatttgcaccttcaaattgaatttccaaatttggcaatggatggtgcatgcttgcatgggcatgtacaggcccacGAAGTCACTGCTTTGGGTCCATAATCAAGTGTCAATGAGTCTaaaatcaacttggaatgcaaggaaATTGTACACAGCTGTTCAAagttttgactttgccaaatgatgatgccatgttcaagccatgcatagaccattcaaatcttgtccaaaatggatgaaattgcactttttggaaaggttagatcaagaggaacaactcttatgttgaacacttttccatttgaagcttgtatcatggtgaattttgaggtgggaGTTTGTAAATTTtaacatataattttttttctaagtgtcaagtcatatgttcacttattccaccttggctaactttttatgtgagcttcaaatgagaaacgttccttcatcaaagttgtagatatttcaaaaaaattcaaaactgtcacaaatttgacctcatttggattttatacgaaggagttatgcatttttgaagttgaggaaaatcacttgttcaatggtattggtccaaaatgatctataatgtatccttatatcacatgctcataaaagttgaattatctcttactccaaacaccaaagttgaattagacaccttgaatttgattatgaaacttgtaaatctttcatctcaaaaaaattgagcaagttatggccttgggaagttgagctcgaaattagggtttagacaaaatgacctataatctttcaacataaaaaatgactttccaagcaaaactagatctagacctcaacatgaaagttgtttggagtgtaatttagagtaacttttatcttgtaattattttaatatgataaaaattgtagtagatagggtctaggggaccccggttttgattagatgaaatcctctggtcaaccaccaccaaccaacttgttagcttgcaattctcttgaattttgggactcatgggagataatatatgaataatatgatgaaatttgaagtatcctttgaagtatttgatcaaaggttgaagaagcttggtgaagaagttacacaagatacccagatgaactagggtttccaaggcaaaccaattccaaactcttgatgctttcttgaccaaaataacatgggaagatcatagggactcatatatgatgtctaaagccATTGTAGACtaattcttgattgagctcttagccatgagggtcttaaaccctagatatgagcttgatggattaaaggtgatcatgtgccttacctacaaaagagttagacaaatgcaaagacatatttttggtattttagttagtaaagatgataaaatacaaagtaagatacaatcaaatggtgcttggtgatctctcccaatgcaaacccaatgagtgaggggtaaggaggatgccaaggtatgatcttaatgctaatgcatataatgagatagcatgagggatcttagggtcaaaattggggtcttacaatggATATTGAGTCAAATGATGATACTCCTCtaataaacatgctatgatgcaaatgatgcagacaagactggcaggctgtgcgtctcggaacacaggatcaaagcttcatcttgaactcggaaccacaattcatctgaaacccaaagtcatatgataaactgtcatctgaagaaccaagaatcaccaacaggaccacaagtcaccaccaagtcaccgacaagtcaccaactgtacctgtaataatgatcattccctccctactcacgggtgtcatctaggccagggtaaggtcgaaagaaacgcaggataaaaaaccctttcaagaatatcatcctgtgcacacccgatgtatgcaccgataataccccatcagagtctgaactgctcgtgatatcaatgttccgctaagtggcgcataccacccgcttcccatgaatcactctattcctaggtttcctagatttcactcatagcctgggtattgggccttttacctcatgtaactcccaccccaacagagagacaacacagcatagccagcacagatgaatatgaatgaatgcaaacataaatgcaaacataaatgcaaacagtaaataaatgaatgcaataaataacagcgaacaacaaccaaaaccctaacctagagagcgctaggagagactcgcttagggaagatggaccagcaagaggtcaacttctctatttctccagcagagtcgccagctgtcgcattacgcgaaaaaccggcgggaaaacgaaaacaacagagccgccaccgtgcgttatttatcccaaaagagggaaaggaaacgctcgaagtaaacctggaaaagacatggtctcgcgaccaaagagaatgggatcgggagtcggttatgcgaagggaaggtattagcacctctacgcatccgtcgtactcgacgggatccacgcacaaaaggaaggataaaggttgctaaacgctgctcaaacaaacatcaaacactggctgaaagagacacagaaaacaaaagaaactaactcggcaggatatcgcatcctgtgcctacgtagtctgtcaggcacagacatcagagtcgacgtagttcgggacagggggaaacgtgctcgctaggatgtcgcatcctatgcatacgtatcttctcggactagagaagaatcagagcactcgtagctcggctaacgcacgccaaacaaaaccatacaggaaatcgactgccaatcgctggacttacgtcaaactccacacaaaacaggcaaacatggaaaccgaatgccaatcgctgggcttacatcagactccgaaccaaacacacccacactggaaaccaaaggccacttgctggacttacatcggactccaagcacacaacaagaggatacagaatgccaatcgctggtcttacatccatctcctgacacacacaagacaaaacaaaaagggcgcccggagagatcagctcatctcctgcctacgtacctcatctggtatgaggatcagggctacgtggttcccctacgcagggacaaaggactagcctaaccagatacaaagggagacacaactagggagactacgactcgagcctagaagttatcatgcatatcatccctaagttaaggttgctatctaacttgcacagggagcaagctaaacctaaacagcacaagcagAGCAATCAATCacacagatagcacacactatatacaaacaaagtaggctcacacaaggttaggctgtgaaacacaagccaactggaatcgggtatttcgtgctcttaaccctaacattgagagttagggtgaagcagatgaaatgggaagtgaggggtgtgcctcatagctcttatccctggcctgggagagcttgactcaaatagaaggtgtgggagttcagaaagaaggaactcttctatccacatgacCGACTCaacaatgatcttgggttaatatccacaatgcatcaacatgtaatgtgagcaaagggatgacacactgaatagcaggagatagactacacatctcttttactgccaattgccttatcaaaggtcttttcctgcttggcacaaaaataaataaacacaagcattgcctcttaaggaggacttcagacaggtgcctgcccaagtaacaggacaggtcttccagactacatgaagtcagtgaattatacctctagtggttaagcaaccaagcaaacagcaaaagcaagttcaaaagaactatagcaactaaggtacctgaaaataatctaacacaatcagtatacaagtcaacaaaagtcaaacagatagactagtggtcaacagtcaacagtacacaattaaacagacaagcatcaatgcaccaaggcaaagcacaagctcaactcaaatgagctaaaagccacctacaaaaccaatCAAGGTTAGTCAACATCAAACAAGTAATGCAAACATTAGCAATGTGAATCAATCCTCTTAAGGCAATGCACTTCCTTAACCTGAAACCAAAACTCAAAcataagtccaaaccactaggacaaggcctagggtcaaagttggagaaataatccaaaacagaacatgaaatttgacaagaatcaagattaatcaattaagaacaatatccaagtggtctcatatcaatagcatcaaccaacttcatttcacaaagcacataaggcaaagcatgcaagttgaaagctcatagaagcaaacagaatgaaccaatccacatcaactcaaaaatgactcaataaatctcaagaaaaatcaaggCTAAACAACactcatcacatgatcaacaccccaaaaatcaaggcatttggacaagtttaagcatggcaaataaattccataaggcaaggcaagcacaaacaagctcaattagggcacaaaatgctacatcaacttagcacaagcctaaaacagaatccaaacatgataaatgtctcaaactAAAGCCATAATAAACTTCAATCtgtctagaaaacatgtgcaAAATTCCAAGTCCATAggatacacaaccagcatttcacaaatcatttaaattcatgactattcaaaagtccacaaatgacaagccagaaaggaaaattccaaacaaataaaaaatgcatccaaaaattccacaaaaattcatgatcaatcctaacatccagaagaagcatcatgcacAAGATCTCATCAAT containing:
- the LOC127081069 gene encoding uncharacterized protein LOC127081069 produces the protein MGVSENAEKERVMVERREKQEVENEKEVEKKKIEEKVVENEKNLSDKRKKYKTREKKGKMNKSPTQHLPYPHAHTKKDQERKYTRFLNIFRRLQRITDEEIIQVDASYSIVIQKALPQKETNPGRVTLPITIGNVNVGKALINLDSSINLIPLSVVKMIGYMDMKHTKMTLQLADKSITRPSGIDENVLVNVDKVLFPIDFMVMDVAVNS